The Candidatus Hydrogenedentota bacterium DNA segment GAATGGTCATCCGGCACTCGCCGGCGGCAGATCAGAAACTTCGCCGGTGGTTTCCACCGTGCAGTTGGGAAGGGCTTCCTTAAGGGATTTGATTGCCTTATCGCTCAGGTTGGCGCAGGCGGTAATGTCGATCTTCTTAAGACGCTTCAACTCTTTGAGGGATTCAAGGGACTTGTCCGTAATACGTGTCTTGGCGAGGCCGATAGCGGTGATTTGTGGCATGCCGTAAAAGCCCTGTATGCTCGCGTCGCTTACGGCCGTGCCCTCCATCCACAAACGTTTGAGCGTGGGAATTGTCTGCAGTTCCGCCAAGCCCTCATCAGTCAAAACGGTGTAACTCACGAACAGGTCTACAAGGGATTTCAGCTTGCCGATATGCTTGAGTCCAGCGTCCGTAAGCGCGGTATTGTAGTCGAGCGTAAGATATCTTATGTCTGCGTGCTCGCACAGAGCCGCCAGCCATGCGTCTGTCGCGCCGATGCCGTCGGCTTGGAGATCCCGCAACAACGGACGGCTCACGATGAAGTCCCTCCCCATGTCGTCCAGAGCCAAGCCGTTGACGTTCAGATCCTCCAGGCTCGTTAGCCGGGCAAGCGCCGCGAGCCCCGCCCCGGTTACATTCGTTTCGGCAACATTGAGGTGACGAAGCCCGGTCAGACGCTTCAAATGCACCAAGTCGGCATCCCCAGCCGCCGTATTCCCCAGGTAGATCGCCTGCAAATCGTGAGCGCCCAATCGCGCAAGGGGAGACAGATCGAGCACGTCGTCCGGCATTACTTGGAGACGTAGTTCCTTGCCCGGCGGCACCGTGACCTCGCCCTTGGCCTGCCCCAGGCCCACCCAAGGGTTTTCCTCACTCACCCGAAAAGACGGGTCGTGAGTCCAATCGCGAACAGTCAGCTCACCGACGGACCGGTCCGCCGGAAACTGAACCACGCGTTCGGCCGGTCTCTCCATATACGGCACCGGTTCGGGAATAGACGCGCTCATACGGGAGACAATGCTCGGCACGACGACAAGTGCGCCCCCCACGACGGCGACACCTACGACGGTTGGGATCACGAAGCGGGGCAACCGAAACGGCTCCTTCACCGCCTCAACCACTTTCCCCTCACGTTTAGCGTGAGGGAGCTCTGCCTTTAGCCTCGCCCCCCGAGGATCATTGTGCATGATGCTCAACTGGTCACAGAGAAGCTCGGCCTCCTCTCTATTCCCCAGACGCGCCAAACATGCCGCTTGCAAGTACATCACGTCCTTATGACTCTTAAGGGTGACCGAAAGCTCGTCGGCCAGACGCAAGGCATCCTTCCATTGTTCCTGCTCGTAGAAGTGACGCGCCTGCTGGAATTTAACGCTTGCCTCGTGATCACTCATCGTCGACCAAGCTCCCGGTTTCCGCGAAACCGACATTTCCCAAAGGGACATGCTTGCGACCATCAAGTGCAGCTCTGCTACATTGTGAAGGCACACTCCGAGACTGTCAAGACACTACCTTCCTGAAATAGTGGAGCAAGTACAAGAGGCGATTTGATTCACCCGAAGGCATGACAACCCGTCCCACTGAGGTCCCTACTGCCCCGCCTCTTAATGTGTGGCAGGCATCTTGCCTGCCTCTTGACCAGAACGAGGATACTCATCTAGTCCATTTGGCCACATACAATAGAAAACGCGGCCGTCGGCTGGATTCACAAGAAAGAGCCATGTGAAACCTCCGTCGCTCCATGAGTAGCTGCGGAAGTCTTCACTCTCGTGCCGCTTCAACTCATTCCGAAGAGAATCAAAAGTCCGGCGGTGTGGAATTTCGCCACCGGGCGTTAAGCGTACGACAAAGGCAGCCAGTTCAGTTGGTTCACATTGGAATTCGCCCCAAGAGGTGGTACTGTCGAGGTTGTTGTGCGTCACAATGTCTCTGCTCGATGCAGGGAGAAAATCCGGCAACCACCCTCGCGCAAAAGGACTATCGGCTACAGCATCCGCCCGCGTCGGGTATTTGCTCGTGACTACATCGCAATCGCATCCCCCCACCAGAAGCAGTGCAAGGCAGACCGCGCGCAGGGTAATCGCGCCTCGTGCACGACGACCGGAAATACCCGGAAGAAGCGGCGAGATTGTGGGACTGCCGCCTATCACTTTCCCCTCCTGCGTTGCTGGGTTTCGACCTTCAGTCCCATGTGCCCGGATCCAGGCTGCGACCAAGCGGTGACTCCAGGCGCTCGCGAAATACTGGCATCCCTGCGGAACACATTAAAGAGACTTCAGCACGGAGCCGCAACGAACTCGGCGAACAATCCGAACTCGAGCATGCCTCTGTTCTACCACAGCCTCGGCTAAAATAGAAGCTGAATTAAACTCGACTTGCGGGGTGATCGCCAAGCGCCTCAGTGTTTTGGCGGTAAGGCTCCGGAAGTCTTCACCATTGTTGTGGCAGGGTCTCCTGATCCGCCGCGGCGGACCACTTTCTGCAACCGGCAGGTCTCAACTCTTCTCCCCGTTCGGCGAAAGCTTGAGGACTTTCTGTGATTCCACTTGGTGGGGTGCACCCCTTGTTCGGATTTGACGTTTCAAGGGGGCGTCCCGAAAAAAGAGGATGTCTCCCGCAGAGCCGCCAAGGCGCAGGGAGCGGGGTGTTGCCCGAGCCTCTCAGCACAGCGTCGAGTGCCCGTTGTGCTTGTCGGAGAAGAAACATGGCAAGAAATGAACCGTGTTTCTTTGGATTGGAATATGTCTTTCTTCGGATGTTGTCTCCCATCTATATGCGCAAGTTCATTGCACTCGGTTAGGGCAGCGATGAAGGGATGAAAGGTTGAAGTACGTGGCGAACAGGCAGTGGGGAATGGGAGACCATTCAGTCGTTAGCCGACAGGTATGTCGGCGGAGTGGTCCGCCGTGGCGGATCAGGAGACCCCGCCACAGCAAGTAGGGGTACAGTCATTCTGACCAGACTTGGAGATCGGACCACCGAAGATTCTGCAGGAACCATGCAGCATTCAGAAATGTCTCAACTTCCTCGTACGGAACAAAGACTGAAGGAGCCCCATACCCGGTGCAACCCAGTTGCCCTTGACTGAAGTCAATAGAAAAGCCATGTCGGTGCAAGTTAAAGTTTGTGAAGCATTCGGGATCTGGAGTAATCCCTTCAAGCATGCTCGTACTGGGCTCAGAGAAGCCAAAACACCTTGTCAAATTCTCAAGACAGTAGGTGGAAGTCTTCCTTAACCCTTCAGTTGGATCCGAAAATATGTCACAAATTCCAATAGGAGATGGAGATGCTGCAAGTCGGTAGTTGAAACTGTGAAATGAGATATGGGAATAGGCCGAGCCAGGGTATGCGCGAAAGACAAGCCGACCACTTAGTACTTTTCTCGTCAATTGAGCAATATCGTATCGCCCGATTAAGAAGCATTCAGGTCCCGAAAAAGCTTCACCATCCTCATCAAAACAACCGTCATCCCAAACAGATTTTACTGTATCGAGAAACCAAGCAATTTCGCGCTTGATTACAGCGTCGAGAGGAGCATTCACCAAAGCACTTGATCCTATGCCAGGCAAATCGAAAATTGGATACTCGATGTCTATGTCGCTCTTGACGGAGCTTCGGAATTCTTCCCTAACATAGGCCGCTTTCCAGCGACCAATTATCTCCGATTCCGGTTCGAGATTTGATTCAAGCGTTGTCAATCTATCCGGCTGAGAAGGCCAGTATGCCGAAAGCTTAACCTTGTATTGATAGAGAGATCTTTTGTCTATTTTGCCCTTTTCTGCAAGACGGTGACAGTTGGGACACAAAGCGATCAGGTTGTCGAATTCATGGGCCTGGCATTGTGCGTAAGGAATGATATGATGCACGTCGACATCGGTGTGCTTACATGTATGTACAGCACACCGATGTCCCGCCTCAAACAAAACGCGTCTCCGCAAATCCTCTGGCATCGCTAATCTCTCACTCAAGAGTAGGGGTGTCCTCGTTGTTCGCTATGTCTAGCCACGTTGTCTCATCGCACATCACATTCTTTGCTGGAAGCCTGATTGATCGTAGCGCATAGTTGCCTAATCCTCAATTCCCCTCTCGACTAGCTCTTTGCCACCGTGAGTCCCTGAAGAAGGAACTCTCCCGCAGAGGCGCGGCGGCGCAGGGAGCGGGGTGTTGCCCGAGCCTCTCAGCACAGCGTCGAGTGCCCATTGTGCTTGTCGGAGAAGAAACATGGCAAGAAATGAACCGTGTTTCTTTGGATTGGAATATGTCTTTCTTCGGATGTTGTCTCCCATCTATATGCGCAAGTTCATTGCACTCGGTTAGGGCAGCGATGAAGGGATGAAAGGTTGAAGTACGTGGCGAACAGGCCGTGGGGAATGGGAGACCATTCGGTCGTCCGGAGGCATCGACTGACCGTAATCGAAGTTCTGCCAGCCGACAGTTGTTATTGTAAGCCAGATTCTTCGCTACGCTCAGAATGACATGTCCAGAGACATTGAATGGCTGTCATTCTGAACGGGAGACCGTGCGAGCGCGGGTTTCAGTGGTAGAAATAGATGCAAAGCGGACGGCCTTTTCTCTTGAGTGCCGCAGGCACGGCAGACTCCAGCCCACTCCCAACGTGAGCCCTGTAAGGGCGAAAGCAACTTGCAGGGTCCGTTTCTTAGGAGTCGTTGCACTGCAATGACTAGAATATCGGCAGCTAAGGAGTCATGCCGCCGCGAAACGAGGGACTTGCGGAGCGACGAATTCGCTTCTTACAGGAAAGTGACGAATAAGTGGCAGACGGTAGACAACCGTTAAACCCTTGCGGCTTTACGCCTTCGCGTCTTTGCGTTGAGTTCCGGAAACGCAATGGCGCGAAGCTGCGCATAGGCCAGCAATTTCCCGAGTGCAACGAACTCGCCCTTATATGTAGGTGGAAACATACGAGGGTCGAACCATGTCCACTGGCGAATACACCGGTTGCGTCGCTCGGACGGCTTGCGCGATAGCGCAAACGTCCGGAAAGAGATGTTCACCCCTTGAATCGTCAAACTCCAAAGGGGGGTGCACCCAGCACGGGAGGTCGCAGCACGGGACTCAGGCAGGATGCCTGCGACACATTTTTCCAACACTCGCAGAGACCGAGAGCAGGACAAAGATGGGTTACCGCTTTCGCGAGAACAACGGAAACTGCATTTGCCCTCGCGCGAACCGCCCGATCCTCTGTGCCCTCTGTGCCTCTGTGGTGAATCATTCCGGACACGGATTCGGCACAGCCGAGGGCATCCCTCGAATCGTCAGATTGCAGAGGGTGCACCCCGAGACCCGGACAGATCGAGCGCTCCCTGCGCCTTGGCGGCTCTGCGGGAGACATCCTCTTCTTTCCGGGACACCCCCTTGCCCCGTCAAAATGTTCAGGGGCACCCTGTCCCCTATCCTGCTGTAAGTCGTTTAATCATAACGGCGGGAGGTTTCGGAGCCACGGGACACCCCCTATCTGTCCCGTCGCCAAGGTTGGCGTCTTCCGCAGAATAAGCGCCGCACCGGGTGCTCATGGAACCGGACTGGGGGCCACCGAGAACCGTATCCCCCCGATTTTTCCTCAAGTCAGACCAGAAAATGCCGATATAGGGTGTAGGGATGCGGAATCGCCGGTTGCGGGCGACCAATCACGAGGGTAAAGACTATGGTAGCTTCAGTTTCCTCCGTTCAGTCCAGCTACAACATCTTCTATCAATCCACCAAGACGTCTTCCACTTCGAGTTACGTGCAGGACAACACCGGAGCGGCGGACAAGCTGGACCTGGGTCAAAGCGGCCCGTTGACGACGGAGCAGGCCATCTCGATTGTCACCGAACGGTCCATCAGCAAGCTGCAGGCCGTGGT contains these protein-coding regions:
- a CDS encoding HNH endonuclease, encoding MPEDLRRRVLFEAGHRCAVHTCKHTDVDVHHIIPYAQCQAHEFDNLIALCPNCHRLAEKGKIDKRSLYQYKVKLSAYWPSQPDRLTTLESNLEPESEIIGRWKAAYVREEFRSSVKSDIDIEYPIFDLPGIGSSALVNAPLDAVIKREIAWFLDTVKSVWDDGCFDEDGEAFSGPECFLIGRYDIAQLTRKVLSGRLVFRAYPGSAYSHISFHSFNYRLAASPSPIGICDIFSDPTEGLRKTSTYCLENLTRCFGFSEPSTSMLEGITPDPECFTNFNLHRHGFSIDFSQGQLGCTGYGAPSVFVPYEEVETFLNAAWFLQNLRWSDLQVWSE